A single window of Gossypium arboreum isolate Shixiya-1 chromosome 13, ASM2569848v2, whole genome shotgun sequence DNA harbors:
- the LOC108461678 gene encoding clathrin light chain 2-like produces MSSFDDDGYLGYDPRLASHQFQSFDAHSVKDSVADSLPMFSDGTGDDVFSSQSIPETPPIYSSGGGNSAFSSEQNGKGLNGEFGGSDGPILPPPAEMGPEEGSALREWRRQNVIRLEEKEKKEKETLEQIIKEAEEYKVEFYRKISIAVENKKASNRDKEKQCLENREKFHAGAEKNYWKAIAELIPHEVPTIEKRGKKDKEKKPSIIVIQGPKPGKPTDLSRMRQILVKLKHSPPPHLKPQMPPPPKVAAVTNTETVFAA; encoded by the exons ATGTCGTCTTTTGATGACGATGGCTACTTAGGCTACGACCCTCGCCTCGCTTCCCACCAGTTCCAGTCCTTCGACGCCCACTCGGTTAAGGACTCAGTAGCTGATTCCCTTCCGATGTTCTCCGATGGTACCGGAGATGATGTCTTCTCATCTCAATCGATACCTGAAACACCTCCGATCTACAGTAGCGGTGGTGGAAACTCTGCTTTCTCATCGGAGCAGAACGGAAAAGGATTGAACGGAGAGTTCGGAGGATCGGATGGGCCAATCTTGCCACCGCCTGCTGAGATGGGGCCAGAAGAAGGCTCTGCTTTGAGAGAGTGGCGCAG GCAGAACGTGATTCGACTGGaggagaaggaaaagaaagagaaagagacgTTGGAGCAAATAATAAAGGAAGCAGAGGAGTACAAAGTTGAATTCTACAGGAAGATAAGTATAgctgttgaaaataaaaaagCCTCCAACAGAGACAAGGAGAAg CAATGCTTGGAAAACCGAGAGAAGTTCCACGCTGGAGCTGAGAAAAATTACTGGAAGGCAATTGCAGAGCTTATCCCGCATGAGGTGCCAACTATAGAGAAGCGGGGAAAGAAGGATAAAGAAAAGAAACCTTCCATCATTGTGATACAGGGACCTAAACCTGGAAAGCCAACTGATCTCTCAAGGATGCGACAGATACTTGTGAAGCTGAAGCACAGTCCCCCTCCCCACTTGAAGCCCCAAATGCCGCCACCCCCAAAGGTGGCAGCTGTAACTAATACAGAGACGGTTTTCGCTGCTTGA